The region tgtttgtgtctatttatttgtaagtgtgtgcatatgtttttaTGAATGTCTGTTATTTGGAATTCTGTctgcatgtttgtatgtatgccaGGTTGCGTGCggtcggtgtgtttgtgtatgcatgtgtgtgtgtgtgtgtgtgtgtgtgtgtgtgtgtgctttcgtgTCTGtgtcgttggtgtgtgtgtgtgtagttgactCTCCGTCGGATGATCAATGACAGAGATGTTGCACGGGAGTGTGACAGAGTTCTGTTTGCCATAACTGACATCTTCATTCTATCGTTTTCCTTGTTTTCACACCTTAGCCGGCATTGGCATCGGTGCTGTTTCCGGGCGGATGCGCTGCAGTGGACTGGGAATTCAGAGGCAAGGCCACAGCAGCCCAGCTGGgtggagagagctgtgctgTGCACAGAGAGAGNNNNNNNNNNNNNNNNNNNNNNNNNNNNNNNNNNNNNNNNNNNNNNNNNNNNNNNNNNNNNNNNNNNNNNNNNNNNNNNNNNNNNNNNNNNNNNNNNNNNCTCCTGCATTGTTATCCCTTCCGGTTTACTGGCGCTAGATGCCTACAATGCAGTAGACACAACGCCTAATACAAAATGTCTCCTTAAAGAAGATACTCCCTACTTAGGAATTCAGTTTTTGCTAccgctcttctctctcctcgcccctctccctctccccttctctcctccccctccccccctccccttctctcatccctcctacacttctccccccttctctctctcccccccctctaccctggTTCTCACAGCCTGAGAGAAGTCAGTAGCTGCAGGGGAGCCTTCCTGTGGTGGGAGCCTTCCTGTGGTTTGCGGTCGTTGATGAAtgcctctcactgtgtgtgtgtgtgtgtgcggcgtgtctgtgtctttgtgtgtgtgtgtgttgtgtgtgtgtgtgtgtgtgtgtgtgtgtgtgtgtgcgtgtgtgtgtgtgtgtgcgtgcgtgtgtgtgtgtgtgtgcgtgtgtgtgtgtgtgtgcgtgtgtgtgtgtgtgtgtgtgtgtctgcggtgTTGATTCAGGCGTGCAACGAGTTCACCACCCATGTGATGAACCTGCTGCGGGAGCAGTCCCGGACGCGGCCCATCTCGCCCAAGGAGATCGAGCGCATGGTGGGCATCATCCACCGCAAGTTCAGCTCCATCCAGATGCAGCTCAAGCAGAGCACCTGCGAGGCCGTCATGATCCTGCGCTCCCGCTTCCTGGATGCCAGGTAcgcacgtgtgagtgtgtgtgtgcgtgcgtgcgtgtgtgtttgtgtgtgattagtGTCATTTTTGTACTGCATGATTGACATACTACCAAgttattacatttttgtatgtGGTACGTAGTAGTaggtcaatgtgtgtgtttgtgtatgggtgtgtgtttgagcatttggtgtgcgcacgtgtgtgtgtgtgtgtgtgtgtgtgtgtgtgtgtgtgtgtgtgtgtgtgtgtgtgtgtgtgtgtgtgtgtgtgtgtgcgtgcgtgcgtgcgtgcgtgcgtgcgtgcgtgcgtgcgtgcgtgcgtgcgtgcgtgtgtgcctgcgtgcagatgtgtgcgtgtgttcatgagtgtgtttgtgtgcatgtgtctgtgtgcatgcgccctgcatgtgtgtgtgtgtgtgtgtgtgtgtgcatgtgtgtgtgtgtgtgtcgtccatGCCTATCCGGTGGTTAAAGAATATGGTTGAGGATTATTGATCTATCTTGTTATTGTATGGCTCCCTGCGTCGCTCCATCAAATCCACTTTGTGTTcactttgtgtttctgtcggcttctctctctgtgatgcATCGTTTTTTTTTGATGTGTGCGGAGCCGTATCTGCGGCTTGTCATTTTCACAAATAGCCGACGATGACCGCCTGTGTCTTTTCTCAAACCACTTATGTTCCACGCTTCAGCTTTCTGCGTCATgtcttctccttccctctcttcgttttctgtttcttcttcttcatgtcctctctctggccctcttcTCTCACAGCCTTCCCGTTCTCGGCCCTCCCCTGGCCCGACTTACTCTAATCACATAATTGTCACATAATTATATTTTAGTTCAGCTTTATAATAATTATGCCTATTTTGATTTCCCTGATGCGCTTTGTGTGGCGTCGACTAAAGCGGGTCGTTTCTCCACCTTTCGTCCTTCGTCATCCTTTGCTCTTTTCTTCTTCTGGTGAAATGTGTTGGATGATTGCCAAGTGaactgtttttttgtgttctgtttTGTATCATGACAGTGTGGCGATGTTTCACGTCAACGTTCAAACTAAACCCgatcagttaaaaaaaaaaaaaggaaagagagtAACACTAAAACGTTTGAATGACTCTTCTCTTCATGACTCTTCTCTTCATGACTTTCTCCGCAGACGAAAGAGGAGGAACTTCAACAAGCAGGCGACGGAGATCCTGAACGAGTACTTCTACTCCCACCTCAGTAACCCCTACCCTAGCGAGGAGGCCAAGGAGGAGCTGGCCAAGAAGTGTGCAATCACAGTCTCACAggtgcagtacacacacacacacacacacacacacgcacgcacacacgcacacacacacacacacacacacacacacacacacacacacacacacacacacacacacacacacacacacacacaccacacacacacacacacacacacacaaacgcacagtcTCAAAGGtgcactacaaacacacacacagagtctcaAAGGTGcactgcacacaaacatgcacacagacacacacacacacacacacacacacacacacacacacacacacacacacacacacacacacacacacacacacacacacacacacacagtctcacaagtgcattacacacaacacacacacacattctcacaggtacactacacacaacacacacatatatcctgTGGCTCTTGAGGACCGTTGCGGCCCCCCCGTACCCCACAACCATAACCCATCCGCTTTCAACGCTAGCAACGGCCTGCATTTCATCCGTGAAGTGTGAGTAAGTTAGTTGGCTTTCTTTGCATCTTTTACAACGCACTCATCCAAACACTGTGTTCCGACGTTGTCGCAGGTATCTAACTGGTTCGGGAACAAGAGAATTCGATACAAGAAAACATCGGCAAGTTCCAAGAGGAGGCCAACATGTATGCAGCGAAGACCGCCGTCAGTGCGACTAACGTGTCGAGCCAGGCaaactccccctccacccccaactCAGCAGGTGAGCCTCCTGGCTTCAGCCAATAGCATCTAGCGTCCCAAGGGAGACGTTTTGGATTAACTCCAACTCCAAGGAGTGGGAGGAGACGTTAGAATCTCAGTAACAGTGTACAGGAACACAGGACTATGTGTGTGTCGGAAGTGGGGGTTCGTTTGCAACAAAATACAGTTTAGAATAAGATATGGGAAGAATGTTCCGGAGCCCAAATTCAAGAATCCCGTATCGGTTTGTGCCTTCTGTTTGGCTCACAGAATCTGGCACCAACATTGACTAACCGGGCATggctctctcttttctccaagtatccttccctctcccttctgtctctcctctccctgtatATACTCATCCCCCTCGTGGAGCTGACCTTTTGGTCTTTAAGGAGGTTAATTTGTCCAGCGTCTTGTCCGGTTGACCTTGTGTATGCCATTAGGAGGGAGGGCCGAGCCTTTCGT is a window of Gadus macrocephalus chromosome 8, ASM3116895v1 DNA encoding:
- the LOC132462675 gene encoding pre-B-cell leukemia transcription factor 3-like, with protein sequence MNLLREQSRTRPISPKEIERMVGIIHRKFSSIQMQLKQSTCEAVMILRSRFLDARRKRRNFNKQATEILNEYFYSHLSNPYPSEEAKEELAKKCAITVSQVSNWFGNKRIRYKKTSASSKRRPTCMQRRPPSVRLTCRARQTPPPPPTQQVDTLRHVISQTGGYSDSLAASQMYSPQGINANGGWQDAPTPSSVTSPTEGPGSVHSDTSN